The Anabas testudineus chromosome 5, fAnaTes1.2, whole genome shotgun sequence region CCCAGGGATGTCCTGCATGTCCGTCTGCAGTCTCTTCCTGACGAAGGAGGCAAATAGCTCATGGCAGCAGTAGTAAACAAGGCCTAGCCAGACTCCTGGTAAAGTCATAGCACCTAAGATGGAGCCGAGGAGATATCCAGCAAAACAGAGAGCCAGGGTGACGGCGAGGTAGAGTGGGGTGGTCACAGAGTTGTAGAAACATGGGCCGATGTGCTCCTGGATGCCGATTCTGAACAAGGTGAGCACCACATCCTTGTCAGAGGGACGGTACCGACGGATCAGAAGCTGCATGGCCAGAATAAACTGCAggaaagaacaacaaaacaaaacaaaatgaggaTCAAATCTTTTTGATCTAAACTAAATCTTAAAAAGTGACTTTCTAGCATATGCTCATCAGTCCAATATCAACTGTGCAATAATAGGCTGTGGTCGTTTGACACTGGCATCAAtgtgtgttaatatttaaaagaccTGCAGAAGCTCAGGAGCAGTCATCATGCATCATGATCAGCTAATAGTTAACTTTTATCAGCTTTACCTGTAGCAAAGTCCTATATGTAGTAGACATCTGTGTAACACACTCCCTGAACCAGCTGAAAATCATAATAAAGTGATTTATCTGTCTGCTGGCTACAGGATTACATCACATACGAACAAAAAACGACGCTTCCTTACGGTAGTCAGACAAGTTGTCAAGTTTGGTCCTATTCGCCGAACAGCACAGTCCAACTACAGCTGCTGAAATGAACTCTGAACAAGAAAAATCAGAATAAAGCTGAAAGTTACCTGAACTCTTCTTTACCACTGTGCCGCTGCTGTCGGCGTCACTGACGTCAGAGTGCGTCCGTGGTTGCGTGGTGACGACGGCTGCAGCAAACCGGAAGAGAAGCCGaagctgtttttagttttgtacttttgtttattgtttgaaatgttttaggATCTTTATTAGGATGATAAATAgagttaaaaaaacaccactGCTGAGAGTGCGGTATCTTATAAgcattcaagatttttttccaACTTTATTAAACAATATGTCAAGTTCTTGAGGTTGAGCAGAATAGTCAAAAGTACAATCAGgaacaaacataaaagtaaTAACATTAATACTTATATCAAAAGCCAAAagttaattatatatatataattctgaTCACTCAGAGAAATCAGTGTGGGGTCAAATAAAGTGATAGACACAAGGAATAATCTTAAAGATATATGGCATTCTTGGATCTCATTAATTTCTATGAAACtaagaaaacatgtatttatgtcACATTGCATCGTGATTAAGGTGTAAATCGCCATGAGGCAAAGATCTGATTATCTTTTCATAATTCTCCTTCACTCATTTTTGCCTGTACACTGTTAGTGGTACTGTTGGgattgttgtctgttgtctgagATCTTTAATATTCTTCTTCACAGGAAGTACACCTTCGCCATATCTTCAAGTATGCAGTCTTgatcttttgtattttaaatgcgTATACAACTGGGTTTACAGCAGAATTAGCTTGAGAAATTAGGATGCCAACATAGAAAGCTTTTGTTGGTACAGCATCCAGTCCATAAAAGTATGCAATGCAGTTCATTATGTGGAGAGGAAGCCAGGACAGGGCAAACAAAGCCAAGACCAGAGACAAAGATCCTGCcagttgtttctctttctttagaTAGTTTTCTGACTGAATtcgttttctgttttctggtttCTGTTGAAGGTTTCCTCGAATGGTACAGAACACAAAGCCGTAAAGCACAGTCATCACCAAAAGAGGAATCAGGTTACAGAGGAAGAAGCTGATGTAAACCAGGTATGACATGGGGATCACAGTTATAAACTGGCAGACAATGGTAGAGTTGAGTGGGTTAGACAGAGTTTCACGGTTGTACCATCCAAGCATTGGCGCAAAACTCAGTATTACTGCAACAAGCCAACATGCTGCCACTGCAAGCAATGAATGTCTCTGTGTTACAGTCCTTTTGTACCTGTAGAGAAGAACAGTAATCACTAGGAGCCTGTAtcaacagttatttatttatttatgtttctcaCAACATAAAAATCAGTATAAAATACTGATACAATTGactgaaaatcaaataaataatgcaaCTCAGATAAATagtgttaaaaatgattttaagtaTGTGTTAACCTTGTATTAACATCACATTCTATAACTGAATACCTGACATTTCCAGGTTTACTCTACTTTTATtaagtgtgtgtaaatattcaTACCTGAGAGGGATATACACCCTGAGGTAACGATCCACTGCAATAGCCACTAAAGTCAGAACAGAGACCAAGGTGAACAGGATGATCATGCAGCTGATGAAGAGACAGGTGTGAAATGAAGTCCTCATTCGTCCGTCCACCACCACAGCCAACGGTATGGCCACGCAGCCAACCATAAAGTCGACCACAGCCAGAGACACAATTAGACAGAAGGTGGGCTGCTTTAGGCTTTTACTGATCCACACTGCTAAAATAACCAAGATGTTACCCAAACAGCAGCTAACAGCAATAAGCACCTCCACCAGTGTATAGATCACTTCTTCCATATTCACAGTACTTTCTAACTGGCTAATGATGGTTACTGGTGTACTAAGTCTGAATGTGCTGTGctcttttaaaagctttaagGATGTTTTCTCCCCTTCTagcatatttacattattacagGTCTCAAAAAATCATTGGTTATTCTGTACATCAAACCACATCCTTAATCAGAGCTATTTTAGTGCAGCTgggggtgtgtttgtgtaggtcaGATGCACCATTGTACATGACATTTGGGTGTGAAACTGCCTTTCCGCTTTTTCAggcacacacaaagaaaataagacTTGGTTCATATATGTTGGATTCATACAGTCAAGTTACATTTAtccaacacatttaaaaacaaccgATGTTAATCAAAGTGTTTTACAAGTAGAAATTAAGATGCAGAACATATAGCATGAAAACCAAAAggtaaacatatttatttttatccagAATATCTGTTAAGGATTTTAATGTCATACAAATAACCTAAACTTCTTATATGTGGTTTTACACATACCAGCAAGTAATGTCATGTTgatatgttttgttgtgtggATGCCATGTTGGACAGGATGCTGAGGTTCTGTGAATCTTGAAATCTAGCTGAGACACTGTGACATAGTTAACCACAGACCTGTgactgaaaacataaacaagaaactacagaaaaattggagaaacaaatacatttttaattaaaacacaagaTAGCCAAATGAAGCAGAGTAAACTCAGTCAAACAAAATGTTCTATTAAAGTTTGTATTTAacaatgtgtctgtgtattcatAAAGCCAAGATTTGATTGTTCAAAGCAAAAAGCATAATGCCCATGGCCTTtatcttttgtattttgaatGCATTTACAACTAGGTTTACAGCTAAGTTAGCATCAGATAGGAAAATGCCAACATAGAAAGCTGTTGGTGTGTTAAGCACGACTACTGCATctgatgttattattattcagatgATTTGCTGCATGGCACATTCTGATTAACCTGTGGGTGTGAAATGCAATTTCTGTGAAGTGACTTTATCAAAATAACACAATGTGAACATCTTTGTGGAACTGAAACTTAAACTGAAttacacatcacatttatttatagagcacatTTAATGAGGAGGAAGGATCAAGCAAAGAGTAATGTTTGAGGAGAGATAAGCAAGCATACACAAGGTCATCATACTCTGGAGCTTCAGTATTGGACCTGCCGACATCTACTGTGGAGTTCGCTGTTTTCTGCCCAGCCACCGGCCCTTGTGTCAGACAAACTGGCTCACATGTGATTTTCTGGTGTGGCCAGCAGAGGTTGGAGATGAgcaaaaaagagagatggaaaaacgTGTTTCAAGGGACAGCAAACCTTCACAGTTTAATCCAAAAGgctgtggaaaataaaaataaataaccacaAGCATGTACCTACACAAGTAATTTACAGTACACATAATAGAGATGAGAGACTTTATGGATAACAATTATTCTCTGTGTTCCAGATTAGCACAGAAACATTAATAAGTTTGGTGCATGTGATCATTTATATGATAAAGTACATGTCTAAAAGCGTAGGCTCTCTAGGAAACAGCACCTTCTCTTGTGGACATCCACTGATCCACTGTTTGAGCTCTAGTCTAGTCTAGAAAGAGTCCTCCTGTACATGTATGACCCCCTCAATGTTAATTGTAACAATTGCTTTTCATTATCATGTAAAATTATAGGTTATATAACTCTACTATTTATAATCTATGTCTGTATATTTAACACAACCGACAAAACTAAGATGGTGCACATGTAAAACCTtaccttttaaaaatgtgtggaTTAGTTCAAATCACTGCATTATGGTGTCGGCAAATCGACTCACAGAAACTCACCTTTTAACGGTGCATTAAGTTCAGACTCTCACTCATCAGCTCCCTCCAGTagtgatttttctttcagagacaaaataattaaaaagaaaattaaagcaGGCCTGAATGTTTGGTGATAGCGTGTATCATTTCTAACACTGAATGTCTGACATGGAATAAGGGATTAAACCTCAATTCGACGCTGCTGTCAGCTATATTTGTCGGATCATCTCCCACCCCACCATCCCTCCACCCTTGTAGGCTAATTCTTAACGTGGCCTAAGTGCAGTCTCACACAGTTAGGTAATGCCTCTTATTTTGTGCCTCAAATCCATACCAGATATTGACTGTGCACTCTAGCACAGACTCATTAGCATAGTACTGTGAGTTGCTTTGTCAGTTAAAGCAAAAGCCAACTCTACATGAATTCTGTGTGTCTTAGAGTTTAGTTTTACCTTTTTTCTGAGTGAACATACTAATTGAAACTTCCTTACAATGACAAAATTTGGTATAACCGACCCTGAATCTGCACAAATTATGCTACACACGGTTATGAAACAGTAAGTGCAAATCTAAACGTCCCAGTCCTTTTTCTACAATTTGCTATGCAAACAAGGGATATAGGGAGATGCCAATATTTGGGGTTAACAGTCAGTTTACTGTTATATGCTCCCAGTGAGGGGTGGGTAGAAGTAGGACAAAAACAATTGGTCAGTTATATCAATATAGAACAGGTCTGAGAAAGGCAAAGATGCATCAGAGACATGATGAAGgctttgtgtgtttaagtgttttgCAGAGAGTGTCTTTGATTACCCACATGTTATACTACACAAACCAACTTTGCTTCAGTGTGAGATGCCGACAAGTCATCCTGTTCATCTGGTTTAaacatatttgaataaaatgatCTTGCAAGTGAACACGCCATATGAATCAGAGAAACACAACCTGTCAACCCCCACCTacttgtttctcatttttcaaCAATTTGGGAACTGCAGTGCTTgcattttagtttgtttgatATGTACACAACTCTGAATAAATGCTAACATTTGGGGTTAACAGTCGCTGTAGATGGTACCATATCTTCTTTCTAAGGGGGTGGGTGGATGTAGCACAAAAATTATTGGTTGGTGAtatcaatataaaacaaatctgaGAGTGACAAAGAGGCATCAGAGGCACGATGAAgactttgtgtgttgttgctgttgttgtgctgagTCTCACCTCAGTGTGTCAGCCTGCACCGTTGGCCTGTGACAAGCTGCTGACTAAAGTGGACAAAAGTCCAGATGTAAGTCTCTTTCCACATTTAAAGCGATAACATTAAATTTTGTAAGTGATCTGTTTGATAAAACTATACTAAACCTATTTGtgcaacatttctttttttccttaaatTGGTTGTAGGGGAAAAtaattcacattaaatattttcatattattgtcaaacatttacaacatcaaTATACAGAAATTAACAAAATGACCATCTTCTTCTATTTCAGCTGTCTGGGAGATGGTATCTCATAGCTATGAGCTCAGATGTCTGTTTGATTCCAGTATTATTCAATGTTATTTTTTGGCCAAGCATTGCAGTGGATATTGCAGCAAAGGCCACACCAAACATCTATGAAGACAACTTTAAGCTCAACATGTAAGACATATTTTTCCTTGTTTTGACTTGAATCTTCACAGGTAACATGTAACATATCGATCTCCAGTGTCTCTTTCAGTTGGTAAATCTTGTTTTTTAATCTCTGACAGATATGGATATTGCGCTTCAGAAACTGAATCATTCCTACTTCAGAACAACACCATGTTTGATGTTGATGAAAACAGTAAGAGGTTTAtaatgtgtactgtgtgcactTAATCATGGgtctatttgtgtttgcattgtttAGTTCTCTTAACTTATGCACTTGcttcttcttatttttgtttttttgtgtttaatatgtgtatttaaatggATGATTGTTAATGTGATCATGAGTTTAATGTaaatcattgtcatcatcatcaagtgCTGTGAAGACCCACAtgctgtctctcttcctgtcagaTGCTCTGAGTGGTGATAAAGAAGTGCTGCTGCAAACTGGGTGTTCTGACTGCTTCGTAGCAAAGGAGGAGGACACCGTCGACACTCTTCTGCTCTTCAGTAAGGAGAATAGAGCCATACGTATATGATGTGTTTCTATGTGGATGTATCTCTAGACAGCTATGAGTGTTATTCAGACATGTGTCACGGTAACTCTTTGTGTAAAGTGACCATGTATGTAACTAATACTGATCTGGCTACTAAAGACATTTGTTGTGACTGTATAAAAAAACGTGTCACCTGTTGAACAGGTCGGAGAAAGACTCTCTCTGCTGAAGAGCTGAAGGAGTTTGAAACACAGGCTGAATGTCTTGGCTGGTCCAAACCACAGATCTTAAACACAGATCAcggtgagaaaaaaaacaaatatatgtatatatagcaATATGTACATTGGAGTTGTTACTAATTGTCATGTAAATCACAGAATGGAATACATTATGAAGTAATTCCATTTAATACATTAGGTTtctaattgttttctttttctctatgCACAGAATATGAGAAATGCAAGTCACTTGATGATGACGCCACTGATGTTGACTTTTCAGCATTAAAAAACACGATGTACCAACAACTGCAAACCAAATATAGAGAGCCTCTTCAATGTTTCACAGGGGACCTTTTAAATTCTGTCTTTGAGTGGCTTAAGGAAGAGTGGAATGACCTTTGGTGAATGCATTAAggcagtaataaaataaatgtgcactCATTGAACTGAGTTAATGAGTGTTAATGTGAAATGGTGCAACCCTATCATTActgattgatttctttttttttttttttttttttggagagtTACATACTCTCAAAATTAATTACACCTTTCTTTTATCCCAGTGATCTACATTACTTTCTACAGCGATAACATTTTAAAGCTTTCttgctgtagttttgttttttacctcaGTGGCAACTGCTCGAGATCATTTTGTACCTACTTGttccacattttaatgtagtgtACATTTCAGTGACAAGTGCTGTGTTCAAACAACTTTGGGGTAaatttagttttggttttaccAGATGGCTAAAAGACTAATCTTCTATTGTTTTGACCTGTCAAAGATGCAACTTGGTGCTGCTTTTCAAATAGTCCCCCACTCCAATTGTacacactgtgtttaaaataaccTGACGTCCTACACACATTTTGTGCTTAATAAAGTCTCTTTCCACACCCCCCTTATGCTCCCTGTGTGGTGATACATATACATTGTCTGTAAAACTGCATGTTTGATCTGAACTTGGTACAAGGGTATAATCCGCGATATAATATTAGTGTCACCTGTCACCTGAAGCCAACAACCCACACTCAAACCTATCATTGTAATTTGGATTCAGGCCAAAGTAAAACCTCAAGCTGACACACAGCAATGGTGTTTCAAGTCCACATATATGAATTATATATAATTCTAAACATGACTTTCATGGTATTGTTTGACCAGTCTAGTACAGTGCTCTACCATTAGAGCACAGTAAAACCCCATTTAATACGAACATTTTAGTAGAAAtgtactttgttttgttgtgctgaGTCTCACCTCGGTGAGCCAGGCGGCACTGCTGGCCTGTGACGAGCTGCTGAAGCAAGAGGACAAAAGTTCAAATGTAAGTCTCTTATCTACATTTATAACTAtaacattgttgttttaaaactgctttatcagatacaattacaaatacagatacaaaaaaacatttattccagCATTTTACAATACATTTTGTTTGGCCAAGTATTGCAGTGGATGTTACCTCACAGGCTACACCAAACCTCTATGAAGCCaactttaaaatcaaaatgtaagacatgtttttatctgttttactGAAGTTACAAGACTTGAATCTCTAATGTGTCACCTGTTGAACAGGTAGGAGAAAGAACATCACAGCTGAAGAGCTGAAGGAGTTTGAGACACAGGCAGAATGTCTTGGCTGGTACAAAACACAGATCTTAAACACACATCATGGTAAGAAATCAAAAGTATAGGAACAGAGTAATAAATGAGTCGAGTGTGGTGGCACTGTAGAATGATTTATTCTCTGAAGAGCACTTGATATTTGTATGTTAAATGACAGGAAGCAGTACAAGCCAAATATAGGGTACTAGTGTAGTACAATTTTCATCTTCACGTGAAATTCAACCCTTAGTAGAATGAATTTCCACTTTTGATTCACGCTTTAAAGTAACAAAACCCTCTGCTTTCCTCATTCTACTTTTAAAGGTTCTGTGAATTTCAACCACACAAATAGAACTCACTCTTCAAGACAAATTGTATTCCACTTATGATGATGATATGACCTGACAATAAAAAACTTTTGTTGACATCCCAGTTGCTGTGCACTCCCTATTTGAGAAGAAACATTGCATCCAGTCCTGTGACTAAGCTATTGcaccttttctttctgtaagaGAATGAGAACTTACCTGTGTGCTGTGTAGTCATacactgctgtatgtgtgtgtaaatatatctTCATGGAGTcctataaaatgtcagttttcttTATATCAATGGCATAACTGTTGGCACTGTCGATATCAGAGCAGGAAAActagttaaaataataacaataccaGAAATTGTGATTGTGGCGATTAGGTGTTTAGTATGGACTCCAGTTGTTAGCCTTGTCGAATTGTGAAAGAACTGACCCTTAATGTGCAGACAACAACATACTTACTAAATGCCAAAACAAACGCAAATACGGACACTGTATTGTCTATTTAGGAAATTGCAAAGCttgcatgtctgtctgtttgaTTTTCAAACAAGGCTTTCTAGATATTATTTGGGATGATCTGCTGATCAGAAAATCTGCAGTCAGATCTCTGCTGATGAACATACAGTACCCCCTGCCAAGAAGCCTCATTTAAGATGCAACTGGGGGTTTATTATAGGAGTACACTAACTTATTTAAGATAATATTGATTTTaacctcttctttttcttttgcacttCAGACAGAAAGGTTTAGAAAGACATACTGATTATAGGGTGCAAAGTTGAATGTTATGCAGCAGGTACAATCACATGCGGGGGCAGCCCAGGGACAGGAGCCATGGAGTGCGTCAAACATCAGGCGGGTGGCGGCACAGCTGGAGTGGGAGAGGCAGATCGCAGCTGTGACCGGGGACAGAACCGTAGCTGGAGCTGGACCTACAGTACTACTGGAGATGCGACCACAGTGGAaactggagctgcagcaggaccTGCAAGAACAAGGACTGGAACTTCCCTTACTACAAAGGTTCTGCGGTAGAATACCATAATTTGTTGGAGCGAGGGTACCAACAGATCAACAGCTGCATGGCCAGAGAAAAATAGgcaaaaaaaccccaaaatgaAACAAGGATCGCATGTAGAATGTTCTTCAGTAAAACTAAATCATAAGAGGTGACTTTCTAACATATGATCATCTGTCCAATATCAACTGTGCAGTAATGGGCTGTGTATTGCTTAATTATtctagtagtagtaacagtattagtattagtatttacaaaaaaagaaaatacaatcGCTACTTGCagcttttttttacagtgttctAAATAATATCCTTTAGTAGTTTGTATTGGAACATGgcatttctttacatttctttctttcgttCTATCGTTAacaattgttgatttacaaaaacaatcttcaaatggagacattttgggactgtggctactctaccaagaagtcAGCGGCCAGTTAAAATAAGgccaagagcacaacaaacactcatcaatgaggtaaagaaacaacccagagcgGCTGCGTTGTGGTGTCGGCAAATCGACTTACAGAATCTCACCTTTTAAAGGTGCATTAAGTTCAGTCTCTCACTCATCAGCTCCCTCCAGTAGTGATTTTTCtgtgcaaagacaaaataattaaaaagaaaattgaagCAGGCCTGAATATTTGGTGATAGCGTATATCATTTCTAACACTGAATGTCTGACATTGAATAAGGGATTAAACCTCAATTCGACGCTGCTGTCAGCTATACTTGTCGGATCATCTCCCACCCCACCATCCCTCCACCCTTGTAGTCTAATTCTTAACGTGGCCTAAGTGCAGTCTCACACAGTGAGGTAATGCCTCTTATTTTGTGCCTCAAATCCATACCAGATATTGACTGTGCACTCTAGCACAGATTCATTATCATAGTACTGTGAGTTGCTTTGTCAGTTCGAGCAAAAGCCAACTCCACATGAATTCTTTATGtcttacagttttgttttacctttttactGCGTGAAACCTTCTTACAATGACAAAATTTGGTACAACTGACCCTGATGTGCAGatacacattacattacacactGTTACGAAACAAAATGCAAATCTAAACTCCCCACTCCTTTTTCTGCAGTGCTTGTAGTTTGTTTGCTATGCAAACAAGGATTAGAGAGAGATGCCAATATTTGGGGTTAACAGTCAGTTTACTGCTGCTGGTGTTATATCCTCCCAGTGAGGGGTGGGTAGAAGTAGGACAAAAACAATTGGTCAGTTATATCAATATAAACAGGTCTGAGAACAGCAAAGATGCAACTCGAGACATGATGAAGACtttagttgttgctgttgttgtgctgagTCTCACCTCGGTGTGCCAGCCTGCACCGCTGGCCTGTGACAAGCTGCTGAAGCAAGCGGACAAAAGTCCAGATGTAAGTCTCTTTCCACATTCGTAACATTGAAACTATTCTATTAGATTAAACTACAGTGAATGGGCCTAATTTGcactacatttctttttttctgccatatttttacataaaatactTCTTAAATATTGCcaaacatttacaacatcatctgcagatattaaataaatgaccttcttctgttgtttcagcTG contains the following coding sequences:
- the LOC113154617 gene encoding adenosine receptor A3-like, producing the protein MLEGEKTSLKLLKEHSTFRLSTPVTIISQLESTVNMEEVIYTLVEVLIAVSCCLGNILVILAVWISKSLKQPTFCLIVSLAVVDFMVGCVAIPLAVVVDGRMRTSFHTCLFISCMIILFTLVSVLTLVAIAVDRYLRVYIPLRYKRTVTQRHSLLAVAACWLVAVILSFAPMLGWYNRETLSNPLNSTIVCQFITVIPMSYLVYISFFLCNLIPLLVMTVLYGFVFCTIRGNLQQKPENRKRIQSENYLKKEKQLAGSLSLVLALFALSWLPLHIMNCIAYFYGLDAVPTKAFYVGILISQANSAVNPVVYAFKIQKIKTAYLKIWRRCTSCEEEY
- the LOC113155050 gene encoding uncharacterized protein LOC113155050, which codes for MMKTLCVVAVVVLSLTSVCQPAPLACDKLLTKVDKSPDLSGRWYLIAMSSDVCLIPVLFNVIFWPSIAVDIAAKATPNIYEDNFKLNIYGYCASETESFLLQNNTMFDVDENNALSGDKEVLLQTGCSDCFVAKEEDTVDTLLLFSRRKTLSAEELKEFETQAECLGWSKPQILNTDHEYEKCKSLDDDATDVDFSALKNTMYQQLQTKYREPLQCFTGDLLNSVFEWLKEEWNDLW